The nucleotide sequence GGTGCGGTCATGGCGACGATGTCAGTGGGGGATGTCGCCGGTCAGCTTAACGCAGGGGTCGTGCGTTGTGGCCGGCTGAGGGGCATTTCGTTGTCATTTACAGATGGGGGCGCGGTGCGAGACGGCGGCGCGCACGCGCCCGTTGTGGTGTATGGATTTGATCTGCGAGGCTTGTTAGAGGCTGGTTTCGCGCTGATGTGCGACGCATCAATTTGCGTCCGAGTAGCGGCCTTGCGATTCGCGGTTGTAAGTCTGGATCTCGGGGCTGAGTTTGGATATTGGGGTTGGTTGATTCCCGGTTTCGCACTGATGTGCGAGTCACTTTCGTTTGCTTGTCCAAACGAAAGTAACCAAAGAAAACGACACCCGCATCGGCGCCGGCTTTGCCGGTCCACTCCGATGCTCGCGGCGACGGTATGCGGCAAAAACTCGGGCCGCTTTGGCGGCCCTCAAACAGCTTGCCGCACCGGCGCAATGCGCCGGACACCCGTCGCCGCTGCGCGTCTCCGTCGCCTCAGACGGGCAGGAATACAGGCAATCCCCGCTCGGCTTGGCGGGCCCGGGCCGTATTGGGTCCCCGCCCGGCCGTCGTTGTAGGTCGGCTTGGGCCGCAGGCCGTAAGCCGACACGGCCACGCGCGCCCGTCCGATTATGCTCCGCTAATTCAGTCAGCGCGTGCCCAGAGCGTGGCTTCTGGCCGACACCTTAGGTCAACCACCGCACCGCAAACCGAATGAACCAGCGGGTGAAGGCGTTGTAGGGCGGCCGGAACAGAAACGCCAGCGAGAAGCGGTCGCGCAGCACGCTGCGTTCGTGCGAAAAAGCCCGGTAGCCGTAGTGGCCGTGGCTGTTGCCGATGCCGGAGTTGTTCACGCCGCCGAAGGGCAGTTGGCCGTGCAGGAAATGCATCATCGCCTGGTTCACGCAGGAGCCGCCGGCACTGGTGCGCGACAGCACTGTTTCGATGACGTAGTTGTCGGTGGCGTAGATATACAGCGCCAATGGCTTCGGCCGCGCGTTGATGGCCGCGATGGGCTGTTCGATATCGGTGTAGGTGAGAATCGGCAGCAGCGGGCCGAAGATCTCTTCCTGCATGATGCGGGCATTTTCGTCCACCTGTGTGAGCAGGGTGGGGGCCAGGAAACGATCGTCGTTGGCCGGCACCGTGCCCACCGGCAGCTCGGCGCCGCGTTCGATGGCGTCGTCGAGCAGGCCGCGCACGCGCTCGTAGTGTTTGTCGTTGACGATGCGGCAATAGTCGCCGTTGTCGGCCAGCTTTTCACGCGCGCCGTAGAGCGAATCCAGTGCGTCGCGGCAGGCGGCGATGAAATCGTTGCGGATGGCCTCGTGCACGTAAACATAGTCCGGCGCGATGCAGGTTTGGCCATTGTTGGCGAACTTGCCCCAGACCAGCGTCGTGGCGGCGGTCTTGAGCTTGGCCGAGCGGTCGACGATGACCGGCGACTTGCCGCCCAGCTCGAGCGTGACCGAGGTCAGATGCTTGGCCGCCGCGCCCATCACGATGCGGCCGACCGCTGGCGAGCCGGTGAAAAAGATATGGTCGAACGGCAGTTCCAGCAGCCGCTGCGACGTCTCGACCGCGCCCTGCACGACCGCGACTTCATCTTCGTCGAACAGTTCGGCCAGGAACTCGGCCAGAAAAGCCGCGCAGTGCGGTGTCATTTCGGAGGGCTTGAGGATGACCGTATTGCCGGCGGCGATCGCCGAGACCAGCGGGCCGAGCGACAGATTGATCGGGTAGTTCCAGGGCGAGATGATCAGGCATACGCCGCGCGGCTCGGTGCGCACTTCGGCCCGGGTGCCGAACATGAGCAGGGTGGGGCGCTTGCGCTTCGGCCGCATCCAGGACTTGAGCTTTTGCATCGCGTGATGCGCTTCGGCCACCACCGGCAGGATCTCGGTGACTTCCACCTCGGCGGCCGGCTTGGCGAAATCCGCATGGCAGGCAGCGTGGATCGCCTCGCGCCTTGCGAACATCAACGCGCGCAGGCGCGCGAGCTTAGCGATACGCTCGGCCGCGTTGGATGTCCGCAGCACCAGCGCCTTGGCTTGTTGTGCTTCGAACAGCCGATGGATACGTCCGGCATCGGTATCGGCCATGCTGTCGTCTACGGTATCGGCAGTCGGGTTTGGCTGCGCCGCGCTGTTCATAGGCTCCTCCCGGCGCGATGGCGCCGCTTTCATGTTTTTGTACCCGTCTGCTCGACAACTGTCGAACATGGCCGCGCTCGTCGATGGGGTCGGCCGCGGGGTGCGGCGAGTTGACCCGGTGACCTCGGCGTCATAAATTACATCGTATAATGTAAATAATACAGCGATGAGTGGCGTTCGGTTCGCCGGCATGGCTGTCGAGCCGGCGCTTTGTCTGATACGACGGGGCGTGCCGGCATCGTGCGCCGTACAAAAGGCCCCAGGAGGCGCGTCATGAGCGATGCACCGATCAGTCTTGCCGAAGCTCGGGCCTACGACAAAAAACGCTGGCTGTGGCCGATGGGGTTCGGCATCGTCATGCTGGTGGCCGCGGCCACGCTGGCGGGTTGGCTGAGTGGTTTGACGGTACTGATGTTTGCCGGACCCATCACGGTGTACGGCATCGTGCCGTTGCTCGATTTCACCATCGGCAAGGACAGTAGCAATCCGCCCGAGCGCGTGCTGGCCGCGCTCGAAGACGATCCGTTCTATCGTTACTCGACCTATATCTACGTGCTGGTGCAGCTGGTGCTGTTCGTCGGTGTGTGCGCCATCGTGGGTACGCAACCGCTCACCATCGGGCAGTGGCTGGGGTTCGTCTCGACCATCGGCATGCTGTCGGGCATTTCCATCAACACGGCCCATGAACTCGGACACAAAAACACGGTGATCGAGAGCTGGCTGGCCAAGATTGCACTCGCGCCGGTGGCCTATGGCCATTTTTATGTCGAGCACAACTTCGGCCACCACAGCCGCGTAGCCACACCGGAGGACCCGGCCAGCGCACGCATGGGCGAATCGTTCTGGCGCTTCCTGCCGCGCACCGTGCTCGGTAGTGCGCGTTCGGCCTGGCATATCGAGAAGCGCCGGCTGGCGCGCAAGGGGCTTTCGACGTGGTCGCCGCGCAACGAAGTGCTGCAGTCCTGGGGCATGACGGCCGTGCTCTGGATCGGGATGGTGGCGGCATTCGGCATTCAGCTGTTGCCGTTTCTGATCGTGCAGGCCGTGCTCGGCGCCTCGCTGCTGGAGGCCGTCAACTACTGCGAGCACTACGGCCTGCTGCGTCAGAAAGACGCCAACGGGCGCTACCAGCGCTGCCGGCCGGAGCATTCCTGGAACAACGACCACATCGTGACCAACATCTTCCTGTTCCATTTGCAACGGCATTCCGATCATCACGCCCATCC is from Salinisphaera sp. LB1 and encodes:
- a CDS encoding aldehyde dehydrogenase family protein, with protein sequence MPANRTPLIAVLFTLYDVIYDAEVTGSTRRTPRPTPSTSAAMFDSCRADGYKNMKAAPSRREEPMNSAAQPNPTADTVDDSMADTDAGRIHRLFEAQQAKALVLRTSNAAERIAKLARLRALMFARREAIHAACHADFAKPAAEVEVTEILPVVAEAHHAMQKLKSWMRPKRKRPTLLMFGTRAEVRTEPRGVCLIISPWNYPINLSLGPLVSAIAAGNTVILKPSEMTPHCAAFLAEFLAELFDEDEVAVVQGAVETSQRLLELPFDHIFFTGSPAVGRIVMGAAAKHLTSVTLELGGKSPVIVDRSAKLKTAATTLVWGKFANNGQTCIAPDYVYVHEAIRNDFIAACRDALDSLYGAREKLADNGDYCRIVNDKHYERVRGLLDDAIERGAELPVGTVPANDDRFLAPTLLTQVDENARIMQEEIFGPLLPILTYTDIEQPIAAINARPKPLALYIYATDNYVIETVLSRTSAGGSCVNQAMMHFLHGQLPFGGVNNSGIGNSHGHYGYRAFSHERSVLRDRFSLAFLFRPPYNAFTRWFIRFAVRWLT
- a CDS encoding alkane 1-monooxygenase, with amino-acid sequence MSDAPISLAEARAYDKKRWLWPMGFGIVMLVAAATLAGWLSGLTVLMFAGPITVYGIVPLLDFTIGKDSSNPPERVLAALEDDPFYRYSTYIYVLVQLVLFVGVCAIVGTQPLTIGQWLGFVSTIGMLSGISINTAHELGHKNTVIESWLAKIALAPVAYGHFYVEHNFGHHSRVATPEDPASARMGESFWRFLPRTVLGSARSAWHIEKRRLARKGLSTWSPRNEVLQSWGMTAVLWIGMVAAFGIQLLPFLIVQAVLGASLLEAVNYCEHYGLLRQKDANGRYQRCRPEHSWNNDHIVTNIFLFHLQRHSDHHAHPTRRYQSLRHFDEAPELPTGYAGMIVLAYVPWLWYRVMDPRVANHYGGDIRRANLDPRHRDRLLARYPPPLTSP